One Rosa chinensis cultivar Old Blush chromosome 5, RchiOBHm-V2, whole genome shotgun sequence genomic region harbors:
- the LOC112166975 gene encoding nudix hydrolase 14, chloroplastic-like — protein sequence MSSDSSPPLTYSITLSCQPVQIVAAPHISDSDFRSAIDSSLFKQWLKNTQSENGILHGGSMSLTRVLIQEWICSGSTSVF from the exons ATGTCGTCTGACTCGTCACCACCGTTAACTTACTCCATTACTCTATCCTGTCAACCCGTCCAGATCGTCGCTGCCCCCCATATCTCCGATTCCGATTTCAG GAGTGCTATCGATTCTTCTTTGTTTAAGCAGTGGCTGAAGAACACCCAGAGTGAAAATGGGATTTTACACGGCGGTTCCATGTCTCTTACACGAGTTCTAATTCAG GAGTGGATATGTTCGGGAAGCACATCGGTTTTCTGA